A single region of the Pseudomonas sp. GGS8 genome encodes:
- a CDS encoding lysylphosphatidylglycerol synthase transmembrane domain-containing protein gives MSRGILLVIALLAAVLIPSLLGGGETWSRLQRFPLEWLLIMFGMILLCWMINTLRLRLLLGDQSDKVSRLKSLGVVMSAEFAYCATPGGSGGPLTIMALLARHGVRPARGSAVFAMDQLSDLLFFLCALCGILIYALFQHLSQRMEWLLTVSAISMFVGLFSCAVVARYHRSLIRLSGRLLAHLNVKEATRLRWARKLLHFLAAFTDTLKLPFQTLITVFALTCLHWVLRYSVLYLALRGLGVDLQWAWCFLIQMLSLSAGQFSLLPGGAGAAELTSAALLAPMVGKSTAAAAILIWRTVTYYFYLVVGGPVFLLMLGRPLLKKLMKFKQA, from the coding sequence GAGCCGCGGGATTCTGCTGGTCATCGCCCTGCTCGCTGCGGTGCTCATCCCCTCGTTGTTGGGCGGCGGCGAGACATGGTCACGGCTGCAACGCTTCCCGCTGGAATGGCTGCTGATCATGTTCGGCATGATCCTGTTGTGCTGGATGATCAACACCCTGCGCTTGCGCCTGTTGCTGGGCGATCAGAGTGACAAGGTGAGCCGCCTCAAAAGCCTCGGGGTGGTGATGTCCGCCGAGTTCGCCTACTGCGCCACCCCCGGCGGCAGTGGCGGACCGCTGACCATCATGGCCCTGCTGGCTCGACACGGTGTGCGGCCAGCCAGGGGCAGCGCCGTGTTCGCCATGGACCAGTTGAGCGACCTGCTGTTTTTCCTCTGCGCACTGTGCGGGATTCTGATTTATGCATTGTTCCAGCACCTCAGTCAGCGCATGGAGTGGCTGCTGACTGTCAGCGCCATCTCGATGTTCGTTGGGCTGTTCAGTTGCGCGGTGGTGGCTCGCTACCACCGCTCACTGATTCGCCTGAGCGGTCGGTTGCTCGCCCACCTCAATGTCAAAGAGGCGACTCGGCTTCGCTGGGCGCGAAAGCTCCTGCACTTCCTGGCGGCGTTCACTGACACACTGAAGTTACCCTTTCAGACGTTGATCACCGTGTTTGCCCTGACCTGCCTGCATTGGGTCTTGCGGTATAGCGTGCTGTATCTGGCGTTGCGCGGGCTGGGCGTGGATTTGCAGTGGGCCTGGTGCTTTCTGATCCAGATGCTGTCATTGAGTGCGGGGCAATTCAGTCTGTTGCCGGGCGGTGCCGGGGCGGCGGAACTGACGTCGGCGGCGCTGCTGGCGCCCATGGTGGGGAAATCCACCGCAGCGGCGGCGATTCTGATCTGGCGGACAGTGACCTATTACTTCTATCTGGTGGTCGGTGGCCCGGTGTTTCTGCTGATGCTCGGGCGGCCATTGCTGAAAAAGCTGATGAAATTCAAGCAAGCTTAA
- the purU gene encoding formyltetrahydrofolate deformylase, with protein MRTFRLVIACPDRVGIVAKVSNFLASHNGWITEASHHSDNLSGWFFMRHEIRADSLPFGIEAFREAFAPIAQEFSMDWRITDTEQKKRVVLMASRESHCLADLLHRWHSDELDCEIACVISNHDDLRSMVEWHGIPYYHVPVNPQNKEPAFAEVSRLVKQHEAEVVVLARYMQILPPELCREYAHKVINIHHSFLPSFVGAKPYHQASMRGVKLIGATCHYVTEELDAGPIIEQDVVRVSHSDSIEDMVRFGRDVEKMVLARGLRYHLEDRVLVHGNKTVVF; from the coding sequence ATGCGCACTTTTCGGCTGGTGATTGCTTGCCCGGACCGCGTCGGCATCGTTGCTAAAGTCAGTAACTTTCTGGCGTCACATAACGGCTGGATCACTGAAGCGAGCCATCACTCGGACAATCTCAGTGGCTGGTTCTTCATGCGTCACGAAATTCGTGCCGATTCGCTGCCTTTCGGTATCGAAGCCTTTCGCGAAGCGTTTGCACCGATTGCCCAAGAGTTCTCGATGGACTGGCGCATCACTGACACCGAGCAGAAGAAGCGTGTGGTGTTGATGGCCAGCCGTGAGTCCCATTGCCTGGCTGACTTGTTGCACCGCTGGCACAGCGACGAACTGGATTGTGAAATTGCCTGCGTGATTTCCAACCATGACGATTTGCGCAGCATGGTCGAGTGGCACGGTATTCCTTACTACCATGTACCAGTCAACCCGCAGAACAAGGAACCGGCCTTCGCCGAAGTCTCGCGTCTGGTCAAACAGCATGAGGCCGAAGTGGTGGTGCTGGCCCGTTACATGCAGATTCTGCCGCCCGAGTTGTGCCGCGAATATGCCCACAAAGTCATCAACATTCACCACAGCTTCCTGCCGTCGTTCGTCGGTGCCAAGCCGTATCATCAAGCTTCGATGCGTGGCGTGAAGTTGATCGGCGCCACTTGCCACTATGTCACCGAAGAGCTGGACGCCGGTCCGATCATCGAGCAGGACGTGGTGCGCGTCAGTCACAGCGACAGTATTGAAGACATGGTGCGCTTCGGTCGTGACGTCGAGAAAATGGTGCTGGCCCGTGGCCTGCGTTATCACCTGGAAGACCGGGTGTTGGTGCACGGCAACAAAACCGTCGTGTTCTGA
- the mvaT gene encoding histone-like nucleoid-structuring protein MvaT codes for MSLINEYRATEEAIKELQARLKNLSQDDKLQTELEFEGKLRTLMGEYSKSLRDIIALLDPESKTKAPRGGAVKTTGTKRARKVKQYKNPHNGEVIETKGGNHKTLKEWKAKWGGDVVEGWATLLG; via the coding sequence ATGTCCTTGATCAACGAATATCGCGCCACCGAAGAAGCTATCAAAGAGCTGCAAGCCCGTTTGAAGAACCTGTCCCAAGACGACAAACTGCAAACCGAGCTGGAATTCGAAGGCAAATTGCGCACCCTGATGGGCGAATACTCCAAATCCCTGCGTGACATCATTGCCCTGTTGGATCCAGAGTCCAAAACCAAGGCTCCACGTGGCGGCGCAGTAAAAACTACCGGCACCAAGCGTGCTCGCAAAGTTAAACAATACAAAAACCCGCACAACGGCGAAGTCATCGAAACCAAAGGTGGCAACCACAAGACTCTGAAAGAGTGGAAAGCCAAGTGGGGCGGTGATGTGGTTGAAGGCTGGGCTACCCTGCTGGGCTAA
- the sbcB gene encoding exodeoxyribonuclease I: MTSIFWYDYETTGINPRCDRPLQVAGIRTDFDLNEIDEPVNLYCQPSDDILPHPAACAITGITPDRLAEQGLSEADFMTRVHAQLAAPGTCGAGYNTLRFDDEMTRYSLYRNFFDPYAREWQGGNSRWDLIDIVRAAYALRPDGFVWPTDDEGRVTLKLERLTAANGIDHGNAHEALSDVRATIALARLIREKQPKLYDWLFQLRSKQKVMDQIRLLQPMVHISGRFSAARHYVGVVLPLAWHPRNRNALIVCDLHLDPQGLLELDTETLRQRLYTRRDDLAEGELPVPLKLIHINKCPVVAPLSVLRPEDQQRLGLDMALYQERALRLSAAQQLWQDKVSGIYAREDFAASQDPEQQLYDSFIGDRDRRLCEQVRAADPAQLAQEQWPFDDERLPELLFRYRARNFPDTLSLEEQERWRIFCQQRLSVPEWGAPNTLESFLTAAAQLTISPTSFQQEVLDDWLIHVQALRKRLNL; encoded by the coding sequence GTGACCTCGATCTTCTGGTACGACTACGAAACCACTGGCATCAACCCCCGTTGCGACCGTCCGTTGCAAGTGGCGGGGATTCGCACCGACTTCGATCTCAATGAAATAGACGAGCCGGTCAATCTCTACTGCCAGCCCAGTGACGACATCCTGCCGCATCCGGCAGCCTGCGCGATCACCGGTATCACGCCAGACCGTCTGGCCGAGCAAGGTTTGAGCGAAGCCGATTTCATGACACGGGTGCATGCCCAGCTCGCCGCCCCCGGTACCTGTGGGGCGGGGTACAACACGCTGCGTTTCGACGACGAGATGACCCGTTACAGCCTGTATCGAAACTTTTTCGATCCCTACGCACGGGAGTGGCAAGGGGGTAACAGCCGCTGGGACCTGATCGACATAGTGCGCGCGGCTTATGCGTTGCGTCCCGATGGCTTCGTCTGGCCCACGGATGACGAAGGGCGGGTGACGCTCAAGCTCGAACGCCTGACGGCCGCTAACGGCATCGATCACGGAAATGCCCACGAGGCGCTGTCGGATGTTCGCGCCACCATCGCCCTGGCGCGTCTGATTCGCGAGAAACAGCCGAAGTTGTATGACTGGCTGTTTCAGTTGCGCAGCAAACAAAAGGTGATGGACCAAATTCGGCTGTTGCAGCCGATGGTGCACATTTCCGGACGCTTTTCGGCAGCCCGCCATTATGTGGGCGTGGTACTGCCACTGGCCTGGCATCCCCGCAATCGCAACGCGCTGATTGTCTGTGACCTGCACCTGGACCCACAGGGGCTGCTCGAGCTGGATACCGAAACCTTGCGTCAGCGGCTTTATACCCGCCGTGACGATCTGGCTGAAGGCGAACTGCCGGTGCCACTCAAGCTCATACACATCAACAAGTGCCCGGTCGTGGCGCCGTTATCGGTACTTCGTCCCGAAGATCAACAACGCTTGGGGCTGGACATGGCGCTCTATCAGGAGCGGGCGCTGCGGCTAAGTGCCGCACAACAACTTTGGCAAGATAAAGTGTCGGGGATTTATGCCCGTGAGGATTTCGCCGCGAGCCAGGACCCCGAACAACAGTTATACGACAGTTTTATCGGCGATCGGGATCGTCGTCTGTGTGAGCAAGTCCGAGCCGCCGACCCTGCGCAATTAGCACAAGAGCAGTGGCCGTTCGATGATGAACGTTTGCCTGAATTATTGTTTCGTTATCGAGCACGCAACTTTCCCGATACGTTGAGCCTGGAAGAGCAAGAACGCTGGCGAATATTCTGTCAGCAACGTTTGTCCGTACCGGAGTGGGGCGCTCCCAATACGCTGGAAAGTTTTCTGACAGCTGCCGCCCAATTGACGATTAGTCCTACATCGTTTCAGCAAGAGGTTCTGGATGACTGGCTGATTCATGTCCAGGCATTACGAAAACGTTTGAATCTTTGA
- a CDS encoding RDD family protein has product MFETTAPPRKATLAPPLDTRYHVETPEGIDLPLRPAGLMVRALAFAIDLGLRGLILGLLFMVLMFLGKLGAGLGSILLFVVSWWYMVLFEVLNQGRSPGKQWMGLRVVQDDGTPIGWSASLVRNLLRFVDMLPFGYFLGAISCLQNPTFKRLGDLAAGTLVVYSEQPLTRPQLPDVPPRRTAFALTLTEQRAILGFAERQSELSEARINELASILAQPLQVSKPQAVAELNGIARGLLGPL; this is encoded by the coding sequence ATGTTCGAGACCACAGCACCGCCACGGAAAGCAACGCTGGCCCCGCCACTGGACACGCGGTATCACGTCGAAACGCCCGAAGGCATCGACTTGCCACTGCGCCCGGCCGGGTTGATGGTCCGTGCGCTGGCGTTCGCCATCGACCTGGGCCTGCGCGGCTTGATCCTGGGCCTGCTGTTTATGGTGCTGATGTTTCTCGGGAAACTCGGCGCCGGGCTGGGCTCGATTTTGCTGTTCGTGGTGAGCTGGTGGTACATGGTGCTGTTCGAAGTGCTGAATCAGGGGCGCTCGCCGGGCAAGCAATGGATGGGGCTGCGCGTGGTGCAGGACGACGGCACGCCCATCGGCTGGTCCGCGTCCTTGGTGCGCAACCTGTTGCGATTTGTCGACATGTTGCCGTTCGGCTACTTTCTCGGGGCGATCAGTTGCCTGCAAAATCCCACGTTCAAACGCCTCGGCGACCTGGCCGCCGGCACGCTGGTGGTCTATAGCGAACAACCGCTCACCCGCCCACAGTTGCCCGATGTCCCACCACGGCGCACAGCCTTCGCGCTGACGCTGACCGAACAACGCGCCATCCTCGGGTTTGCCGAGCGCCAGAGTGAACTCTCCGAAGCACGGATCAACGAGCTCGCCTCGATACTTGCGCAACCGTTACAGGTATCGAAGCCGCAGGCCGTGGCCGAACTCAACGGCATCGCCCGCGGCCTGTTGGGCCCCCTATGA
- a CDS encoding stage II sporulation protein M: MKQSLFENRHKAEWEQFALTLERLERNKEASRIASFPSDYRRLCHHLALAQERGYSSFLIDSLQQQVLRGHRQLYRHRSRLGANMLGFILAGFPRLVREQWRFVLASGLIFFGSLIGFALLVYLFPELVYSLIPAEQVSEMQNMYDPDAGHLGRLAERAASEDWMMFGYYIMHNIGIAFQTFASGLLFGLGSAFFLFFNGLMIGAVAGHLTHIGYGQTFWSFVIGHGAFELSAIALAGAAGLQLGWALIAPGRLPRAEALRLAARKSVLLICGVMLLLLIAAFIEAYWSSRSETALLTKYLIGAALWVSVATYLLFAGRPRHAPE; this comes from the coding sequence ATGAAGCAAAGCCTGTTCGAAAACCGCCACAAGGCCGAATGGGAGCAATTTGCACTCACGCTTGAACGGCTCGAACGAAACAAGGAAGCCTCACGAATCGCCAGTTTCCCCAGCGATTACCGACGGCTCTGCCACCATCTGGCTCTGGCTCAGGAGCGCGGTTACAGCAGTTTCCTGATTGACTCGTTGCAGCAACAAGTGCTGCGCGGGCATCGACAGCTCTACCGGCATCGCAGTCGGCTGGGTGCCAATATGCTGGGTTTCATCCTTGCCGGATTCCCGCGACTGGTGCGCGAACAATGGCGTTTCGTACTGGCTTCCGGCCTGATATTTTTTGGCAGCCTGATCGGCTTCGCGTTGTTGGTCTATCTGTTTCCGGAACTGGTCTACAGCCTGATCCCGGCCGAGCAGGTCAGTGAGATGCAAAACATGTACGACCCCGACGCCGGTCATCTGGGGCGTTTGGCAGAACGGGCGGCCAGTGAAGACTGGATGATGTTCGGTTACTACATCATGCACAACATCGGCATCGCTTTTCAGACCTTCGCCAGCGGTTTGTTGTTTGGCCTGGGCAGTGCGTTTTTCCTGTTCTTCAACGGCTTGATGATCGGTGCGGTGGCCGGGCACCTGACACACATCGGCTATGGGCAAACCTTCTGGTCGTTCGTGATCGGTCACGGTGCCTTCGAACTGAGCGCCATTGCCCTGGCCGGTGCCGCCGGCCTGCAACTGGGTTGGGCGTTGATCGCGCCGGGTCGTTTGCCAAGGGCCGAGGCCCTGCGACTGGCCGCACGCAAAAGCGTGTTGCTGATTTGCGGGGTCATGCTGTTGCTGCTGATTGCGGCGTTTATCGAAGCCTACTGGTCGTCGCGCAGCGAAACTGCGCTGCTGACCAAATACCTGATTGGCGCAGCGCTTTGGGTGTCGGTCGCCACTTATCTGCTGTTTGCCGGACGGCCCCGCCATGCGCCTGAGTGA
- a CDS encoding DUF4129 domain-containing protein — protein sequence MRLSDASAVIRPRTSWEAMDLGVLLSQRHRRLLMTSWAIVTLPIFTLLSLILWDSPSLALFLFWWLKPAFDRLPLYILSKAMFGETPTLKQALRQWPRLLKPQLLASLTWRRLSLSRSFLMPVVQLEGLEGEARQQRIRVLLQRNAGAAQWLTIIGVQLESALWIGLMVLFYMFLPLQVELDWGWQTLIAAATQDWRWLEHLTNTFYALVLVVWEPIYVACGFSLYLNRRTRLEAWDIELVFRRLRQRLSSAVVMLLLATIVLAPTGQSVWAAEPDMSPDSPRLLEQPLTSQASRDSIKAILDQPPFKNKETVTRYRFGQDKPADDAVHDGQTPAWLKALFSLLDSQRFGPLANLIEVLLWGAVMGAIGLLIWRYRDWLQAFVSRRPALNRKMTRPLPQQAFGLDLNRETLPADVAASAESLWQTNPREALGLLYRALLSHLLHDFNMALKPADTEGEVLQRIEQLQQPALLAFSKNLTAHWQNMAYGHRLPPAHLQQELCDGWRVLFGPGATR from the coding sequence ATGCGCCTGAGTGACGCCAGTGCGGTGATTCGCCCGCGCACAAGCTGGGAAGCCATGGACCTGGGGGTGCTGCTGAGTCAGCGCCATCGACGCCTGCTGATGACCAGTTGGGCGATCGTGACCTTGCCGATCTTTACCCTGCTCAGCCTGATACTGTGGGATTCGCCCTCCCTCGCCCTGTTTCTGTTCTGGTGGCTCAAACCCGCGTTCGATCGGCTGCCGCTGTACATCCTGTCCAAAGCCATGTTCGGCGAAACCCCCACACTGAAACAGGCCCTGCGCCAATGGCCGCGCCTGCTCAAGCCGCAACTGCTGGCCAGCCTGACCTGGCGCCGCCTGAGCCTGAGCCGCAGTTTTCTGATGCCGGTGGTGCAACTCGAAGGCCTGGAGGGCGAAGCACGACAACAACGTATACGCGTGCTGTTGCAGCGCAATGCCGGTGCCGCGCAGTGGCTGACGATCATCGGCGTACAGCTGGAAAGCGCGTTGTGGATCGGCCTGATGGTGCTGTTCTACATGTTCTTGCCATTGCAGGTCGAACTCGACTGGGGCTGGCAGACCTTGATTGCCGCCGCCACACAAGACTGGCGCTGGCTGGAACACCTGACCAATACTTTTTACGCCCTGGTGCTGGTGGTCTGGGAACCGATCTATGTGGCCTGCGGTTTCAGCCTTTATCTGAACCGGCGCACGCGGCTGGAAGCCTGGGACATCGAACTGGTGTTCCGCCGCTTGCGCCAACGCCTGAGCAGCGCGGTCGTCATGCTGCTGCTGGCGACGATTGTACTGGCGCCGACGGGGCAAAGCGTCTGGGCCGCCGAACCGGACATGTCACCGGACAGCCCGCGTCTGCTGGAGCAACCGCTGACCAGTCAGGCGTCCCGAGATAGCATCAAGGCCATCCTCGATCAACCACCGTTCAAGAACAAGGAAACGGTGACCCGCTATCGGTTTGGCCAAGACAAGCCCGCCGACGACGCCGTGCACGATGGTCAAACACCCGCCTGGCTGAAAGCGCTGTTCAGTTTGCTCGACAGCCAACGTTTCGGCCCATTGGCCAACCTGATCGAAGTGTTGCTGTGGGGCGCGGTGATGGGCGCCATTGGCCTGTTGATCTGGCGTTACCGCGACTGGTTGCAGGCGTTCGTCAGCCGCCGGCCAGCGTTGAACCGAAAAATGACGCGACCATTACCGCAGCAAGCGTTCGGCCTGGACCTCAACCGCGAAACCCTGCCCGCCGATGTCGCGGCCAGCGCCGAAAGCCTCTGGCAGACCAACCCGCGTGAAGCCCTCGGCTTGCTCTATCGCGCCCTGCTCAGTCACTTACTGCACGATTTCAACATGGCGCTCAAACCCGCCGACACCGAAGGCGAGGTGCTTCAGCGCATCGAACAACTGCAACAGCCAGCCTTGCTGGCCTTCAGCAAAAACCTGACCGCGCACTGGCAGAACATGGCCTACGGGCATCGCCTGCCACCGGCGCATTTGCAACAGGAGCTCTGTGACGGCTGGCGCGTGTTGTTCGGCCCGGGAGCAACCCGTTGA
- a CDS encoding DUF4350 domain-containing protein, whose protein sequence is MNRRGWQAVGVFIAVLLGALSVYLYFKAMPYQEDIDHGPSPEAQANPYLAAEHFLRRQGLTVSHADNLDILPTIEPRQHSLLLLGDRSNMSPRQVDQVLNWTRAGGRLLFVAEALWDEKTGQSNDLLLDRVQLHQFLSKDLKDSPPDLRDDPYPKLTKLYLENEEAPAYFSFDTAFHLDDPKNLAQAWANSGKATHMMQLSHGLGSITVVTDADLWKSPAIGQYDNAWLLWYLAADTDVTLLFNTDHDSLLTLLWRYFAQALVALIALIALGFWHVGVRNGPLLEPAPRARRQLQEHLRASADFRLRRSGQHSLLQALQQDILRRVRHRHPGFEQLGVAEQWLVLARLTGQPTRAISQAMSPRPKQRLSSAEFSRQVAHLQTLRNAL, encoded by the coding sequence TTGAACCGCAGGGGGTGGCAGGCGGTCGGCGTATTCATCGCCGTGCTCTTGGGCGCGCTGAGTGTTTACCTCTACTTCAAGGCCATGCCCTATCAAGAAGACATCGATCACGGCCCTTCCCCCGAAGCCCAGGCCAACCCCTACCTGGCGGCCGAGCACTTTCTGCGCCGACAGGGCCTGACCGTCAGCCATGCCGACAACCTCGACATCCTGCCGACCATTGAGCCCCGTCAGCACAGTTTGCTGTTGCTCGGCGACCGATCGAACATGTCCCCGCGACAGGTGGATCAGGTGCTGAACTGGACCCGGGCCGGTGGACGTCTGTTATTCGTCGCCGAAGCCCTGTGGGATGAAAAAACCGGTCAGAGCAATGACCTGCTGCTCGATCGGGTGCAGTTGCACCAGTTCCTGAGCAAAGACCTCAAGGACTCGCCTCCCGATCTGCGCGATGATCCCTACCCCAAACTGACCAAGCTCTATCTGGAAAACGAAGAGGCGCCGGCCTACTTCAGCTTCGATACCGCGTTCCACCTCGACGACCCGAAAAACCTCGCCCAGGCCTGGGCCAACAGTGGCAAGGCCACGCACATGATGCAGCTGAGCCACGGGCTGGGTTCGATCACCGTGGTGACCGATGCCGACCTCTGGAAAAGCCCCGCCATCGGCCAATACGACAACGCCTGGCTGCTGTGGTACCTGGCGGCCGACACCGATGTGACCTTGCTGTTCAATACCGATCACGACAGCTTGCTGACGTTGCTGTGGCGCTATTTTGCGCAAGCCTTGGTGGCCCTGATCGCCTTGATCGCTTTGGGGTTCTGGCACGTTGGCGTGCGCAATGGCCCGTTGCTGGAACCGGCTCCAAGAGCCCGCCGGCAACTTCAGGAACACCTGCGCGCCAGCGCCGATTTCAGGCTGCGCCGCAGCGGTCAGCACAGCCTGTTGCAAGCCTTGCAGCAAGACATCCTGCGCCGTGTCCGCCACCGACACCCCGGTTTTGAACAACTCGGCGTCGCCGAACAATGGCTGGTGCTCGCACGCCTGACCGGCCAACCCACACGCGCCATCAGCCAGGCCATGAGCCCGCGACCGAAACAGCGGCTGTCCAGCGCTGAATTCAGCCGTCAGGTCGCCCACCTGCAAACCTTGAGGAACGCCTTATGA
- a CDS encoding MoxR family ATPase, which translates to MSEQIEPGTQTHAAQQRQRASQLAQAIRTELQKAVIGQNGVIDDVLTAMIAGGHVLLEGVPGLGKTLLVRALARCFGGEYARIQFTPDLMPSDVTGHAVYDLQTEQFKLRKGPLFTNLLLADEINRAPAKTQAALLEAMQERQVTLEGRALPIAQPFMVLATQNPIEQEGTYPLPEAELDRFMLKVRMDYPETDQELDMVRQVSRSTRADMLDVQPLRTVLQAKDVLALQRIASDLPLDDQVLDYAVRLARTTRTWPGLTLGAGPRASIALVRCARARALLRGGDFVIPDDIKGCALAVLRHRVRIAPELDIEGLDVDQVLKQLLEQVPAPRL; encoded by the coding sequence ATGAGTGAACAGATCGAGCCCGGCACCCAGACCCACGCCGCCCAGCAGCGCCAGCGCGCCAGCCAGTTGGCCCAGGCGATAAGAACGGAATTGCAAAAAGCCGTGATCGGCCAGAACGGCGTGATCGACGACGTGCTCACCGCCATGATCGCCGGCGGCCATGTGCTGCTCGAAGGCGTGCCGGGGTTGGGCAAGACCTTGCTGGTGCGCGCCCTCGCCCGTTGCTTCGGTGGCGAATACGCGCGCATCCAGTTCACCCCCGACCTGATGCCCAGCGACGTCACCGGGCACGCGGTGTACGACTTGCAGACCGAGCAATTCAAACTGCGCAAAGGCCCGTTGTTCACCAACTTGCTGCTGGCCGATGAAATCAACCGCGCCCCGGCGAAAACCCAGGCCGCGCTGCTCGAAGCCATGCAGGAACGCCAGGTCACCCTCGAAGGCCGCGCCCTGCCCATCGCGCAACCGTTCATGGTGCTGGCCACGCAAAACCCCATCGAACAGGAAGGCACTTACCCGTTACCGGAAGCCGAGCTCGACCGCTTCATGCTCAAAGTGCGCATGGACTACCCCGAGACCGATCAGGAATTGGACATGGTGCGTCAGGTCAGTCGCTCGACCCGCGCCGACATGCTCGACGTGCAACCGCTGCGCACCGTGTTGCAAGCCAAGGACGTGCTGGCCTTGCAGCGCATCGCCAGCGATCTGCCGCTGGACGATCAGGTGCTCGATTACGCCGTGCGCCTGGCCCGCACCACTCGCACCTGGCCGGGCTTGACCCTCGGCGCCGGGCCTCGCGCCTCCATCGCCCTGGTGCGTTGCGCCCGCGCCCGTGCGCTGCTGCGAGGTGGCGACTTCGTGATTCCCGATGACATCAAAGGCTGCGCCCTCGCGGTACTGCGTCACCGGGTGCGGATTGCCCCGGAGCTGGATATCGAAGGGCTGGACGTCGATCAGGTGCTCAAGCAACTGCTCGAACAAGTGCCGGCGCCACGCCTGTGA
- a CDS encoding DUF58 domain-containing protein: protein MKPSRLLLIWLAILLAIGIVLGTLRALEFDVPSTLLSINWGLLLALLALAILDAIRLKRLPSPRLQRQMPGSLALGRWSEVRLEVEHNFTQPLNIQVFDHVPDGLSFEHLPLSVELQPGQQSQIGYRLRPLKRGHFSFEHCEINLPSPMGLWSDKRLLNLLDNTRVYPDFARLYGGELLAVDNWLSQLGVRQRQRRGLGLEFHQLREFREGDSLRQIDWKATARQRTPIAREYQDERDQQIIFMLDCGRRMRSQDGELAHFDHALNACLLLSYIALRQGDAVGLSTFASDRAHYLAPVKGTGQLNVLLNSVYDLDSTQRPADYQAAATQLLARQKRRALVVLVTNLRDEDDEELLTAVKRLSKLHRVLVASLREDLLDSLRHAPVQTLPEALAYCGTVDYLNDRAQLHERLSAHGVPVVDARPQELGAELVTRYLCWKRAGEI, encoded by the coding sequence ATGAAACCCTCGCGCCTGCTGCTGATCTGGCTTGCCATCCTGCTCGCCATCGGCATCGTGCTGGGCACCTTGCGGGCTTTGGAGTTCGACGTTCCATCAACCCTGTTGTCGATCAACTGGGGATTGCTGCTAGCCCTGCTGGCCCTGGCGATACTCGACGCCATTCGCCTCAAGCGTTTGCCCTCACCGCGCCTCCAGCGACAAATGCCCGGCAGCCTGGCACTCGGTCGATGGAGCGAAGTGCGACTGGAAGTCGAGCATAATTTTACCCAGCCACTGAACATTCAGGTCTTCGACCATGTACCCGACGGCCTGAGCTTCGAACACCTTCCTCTGTCGGTTGAATTGCAACCCGGCCAACAGAGCCAGATCGGCTACCGCCTGCGCCCGCTCAAGCGCGGCCACTTCAGCTTCGAACACTGCGAGATCAACCTGCCGAGTCCCATGGGCCTGTGGTCCGACAAACGTCTGCTCAACCTGCTCGACAATACCCGCGTCTACCCCGACTTCGCCCGCCTCTACGGCGGCGAACTGCTGGCGGTGGACAACTGGCTCAGCCAACTCGGCGTACGCCAGCGCCAACGTCGCGGCCTGGGTCTGGAATTCCATCAGCTGCGCGAATTCCGCGAAGGCGACAGCCTGCGCCAGATCGACTGGAAAGCCACCGCCCGCCAACGCACGCCCATCGCCCGCGAATACCAGGACGAGCGCGACCAGCAAATCATCTTCATGCTCGATTGCGGCCGCCGCATGCGCAGCCAGGATGGCGAACTCGCCCATTTCGATCACGCACTCAACGCCTGCCTGTTGCTCAGCTACATCGCCCTGCGCCAAGGCGATGCAGTGGGCCTGAGCACCTTCGCCAGCGATCGAGCGCATTACCTCGCCCCGGTCAAAGGCACGGGCCAGCTCAATGTATTGCTCAACAGTGTCTACGACCTCGACAGCACCCAGCGCCCCGCCGACTACCAGGCTGCCGCCACGCAACTACTGGCCCGACAAAAACGCCGGGCGCTGGTGGTGCTGGTGACCAACCTGCGGGATGAAGACGATGAAGAATTGCTGACTGCGGTCAAACGCCTAAGCAAGCTGCATAGGGTGTTGGTGGCGAGTTTGCGTGAAGACTTGCTCGATAGCCTGCGGCATGCGCCGGTGCAGACTTTGCCAGAGGCGCTGGCCTATTGCGGGACGGTGGATTATTTGAATGACCGGGCGCAGCTCCATGAGCGGTTGAGTGCTCATGGAGTGCCGGTGGTGGATGCTCGGCCCCAAGAGTTGGGGGCCGAGTTGGTGACGCGGTATCTATGCTGGAAAAGGGCGGGCGAAATTTAA